The following proteins are co-located in the Pedobacter sp. FW305-3-2-15-E-R2A2 genome:
- a CDS encoding patatin-like phospholipase family protein: MTRGLSLVICFCLWLSSVSFSQTSPKLGNRPKVGLALSGGGAKGMAHIGLLKLVDSLGIKIDYISGTSAGGIFGGLYAMGYTPDTLKKIALSINWRRVLSNKVPLNQINIEEKDEYDNYMIEFPVTGGRPRLPGALIEGQYISEVLNTLTYPAKHINDFNKLPIPITITSSDIVNGGLVLQHAGSLPMAIRATLAIPAAFAPVYIDGRLLVDGGLDRNFPVQEVKEMGADIVIGGYTGFRLFTEKEIENPMKLIYQTHAFRSVEDSKKQEAMADVVVDFTQALTGYSTADFYQNRRIIEIGEIEARKYLPQLIKIAEEQKKYPQESTTRVIKDPRLPVTKIIYQNDKGQPLDFPVMEQFAASRLGLEAGKELKVKAVNDGVADIYGTQFFDKVYYTFENKGDSGLTMNVRLKQGKPGVFKAAVHYDTEQSAGLIVNYTYRNIFLSKSRLLASVDLSERFKARFDYYKFISENNRLWFKASFNYQALQNNSILYKLISDENYFNNTMNTELSLGYSLGRSSYLSLSLSNENEAIKRGPNLFKRFFGEGNDVRTLYKHSNEAFTLLFKQNTLDHPYFPKRGNSLTIQAKYLVNNRLSTKVPDPDDEKGQLIYQYLNPMDGLPGNITRFFLSETFVKRINRRISLNASASWGFNYSDKYGIDSSYMYESAKFSMGGIDARQDIAQSNFIGLKRAELGLASLTTFGFALQYNIRGNLYLTPQVNVGWENRGWNPFNVAFNDDYLFGYGAKLGYMSFVGPINFSVAKTNGFDRNPWRMYLSIGFKF; the protein is encoded by the coding sequence ATGACTCGCGGTTTATCGTTGGTGATCTGCTTCTGTTTATGGTTAAGCAGTGTTTCTTTTTCTCAAACAAGCCCTAAGCTGGGGAACCGTCCAAAGGTCGGCCTGGCACTCAGTGGTGGGGGAGCTAAGGGGATGGCGCATATCGGTTTATTAAAGCTGGTTGATTCTCTGGGAATAAAAATAGATTATATTTCAGGTACCAGTGCGGGTGGGATCTTCGGCGGACTTTATGCCATGGGCTACACACCAGATACGCTAAAAAAGATTGCATTGAGCATCAACTGGCGCAGGGTGCTGAGTAATAAGGTTCCTTTAAATCAGATCAATATTGAAGAAAAAGATGAGTATGATAATTATATGATCGAGTTTCCGGTAACGGGAGGGAGACCAAGATTACCGGGCGCTTTAATTGAAGGACAATATATTTCGGAAGTGCTCAATACCCTTACTTATCCGGCAAAACACATTAACGATTTTAATAAATTACCGATCCCCATTACCATTACTTCCTCAGATATTGTAAATGGGGGATTGGTCTTGCAGCATGCAGGCTCTTTACCGATGGCCATTCGCGCAACATTGGCCATACCCGCCGCCTTTGCGCCGGTATATATCGATGGACGTTTGCTGGTGGACGGGGGCTTAGACCGGAACTTCCCTGTGCAGGAAGTGAAAGAAATGGGTGCTGATATTGTCATAGGTGGTTATACCGGATTTCGTCTTTTTACAGAGAAAGAAATTGAAAACCCAATGAAACTGATTTACCAGACTCATGCGTTCAGATCAGTAGAGGATTCGAAAAAGCAGGAAGCGATGGCTGATGTGGTGGTTGATTTTACTCAGGCACTGACCGGCTATTCTACGGCTGATTTTTACCAGAACAGGCGCATCATTGAAATAGGGGAGATTGAAGCTAGAAAATACCTGCCGCAACTGATAAAAATTGCAGAAGAACAGAAGAAATATCCTCAGGAAAGTACCACACGTGTGATTAAAGATCCCAGGTTACCGGTCACAAAAATCATTTATCAGAATGATAAGGGGCAACCTTTAGATTTTCCGGTAATGGAACAATTTGCAGCCTCACGTTTGGGCCTGGAGGCTGGAAAAGAATTAAAGGTAAAGGCAGTGAACGACGGTGTGGCAGATATCTATGGTACACAGTTTTTTGATAAGGTATATTATACTTTTGAGAATAAAGGAGATAGTGGATTGACCATGAATGTCCGCCTGAAACAGGGGAAACCGGGAGTGTTTAAAGCTGCAGTTCATTATGATACGGAACAATCTGCCGGCTTGATTGTCAATTATACCTACCGCAATATCTTTTTAAGTAAGTCGAGGTTGCTGGCGTCGGTCGACCTTTCAGAGCGATTCAAAGCCCGGTTCGACTATTATAAATTCATTAGCGAAAACAATAGGTTGTGGTTTAAAGCTTCGTTTAACTATCAGGCCCTGCAGAATAATTCTATTTTGTACAAGCTGATTTCCGATGAGAACTATTTTAACAATACGATGAACACCGAGCTGTCTCTTGGATACAGCCTGGGGCGCTCCAGCTATCTTTCCTTAAGCCTGAGTAATGAAAATGAGGCGATTAAGAGAGGCCCCAATCTTTTTAAAAGATTTTTTGGAGAGGGAAATGACGTTCGGACACTTTATAAACATAGCAATGAAGCCTTCACGTTGCTCTTCAAACAGAATACTTTAGATCATCCGTATTTTCCAAAGCGTGGAAATTCACTAACGATTCAGGCAAAATATCTTGTAAATAACAGGCTCAGCACTAAAGTGCCGGACCCTGACGATGAGAAAGGGCAGCTGATTTATCAATATTTAAATCCTATGGATGGCCTTCCCGGAAACATTACCAGGTTCTTCCTCAGCGAGACTTTTGTGAAGCGCATCAACAGAAGAATTTCTTTAAATGCCTCGGCATCCTGGGGATTCAATTATTCGGATAAATACGGAATTGATTCGTCCTATATGTATGAAAGTGCAAAATTTAGCATGGGAGGAATAGACGCCAGACAAGACATCGCGCAGAGTAATTTTATCGGATTAAAGCGGGCAGAGCTGGGCCTGGCTAGTTTGACAACCTTTGGTTTCGCATTGCAATACAACATCAGGGGCAATTTGTACCTGACTCCACAGGTAAATGTAGGTTGGGAAAATAGAGGTTGGAATCCTTTTAATGTAGCTTTTAATGACGACTACCTCTTCGGATACGGCGCTAAACTAGGCTATATGTCTTTCGTTGGCCCCATTAATTTTTCCGTAGCTAAAACCAATGGCTTTGACCGCAACCCATGGAGAATGTATTTGTCTATCGGATTTAAGTTTTAA
- a CDS encoding endonuclease/exonuclease/phosphatase family protein — MKRYFPFSGTLCFLFMYAFSTVAQPGTKTLKVMTYNIHHGNPPAQSGVIDLKAIADVINNQAPDLVALQELDVLTRRANGVDEVKELAALTGMHPFFSKGIDFDGGEYGVAILSRFKINHTERFPLPSKEGLPAEARSLAVVNVNLPSGQRLDFACTHLDLKEEHRLLQVAEINKILGSRKGTVILAGDFNFEATNPAMAILEQHFNRSCRENCDPTIPEVNPKEEIDFILLKKGSPLKVVSHQVLKNIIASDHLPVVVSYILP, encoded by the coding sequence ATGAAACGATATTTCCCATTTTCAGGTACCCTTTGCTTTCTTTTTATGTACGCATTCAGCACAGTTGCACAACCCGGAACAAAAACATTAAAAGTGATGACTTATAACATTCATCATGGAAATCCACCTGCGCAAAGCGGGGTAATTGATTTGAAAGCCATTGCTGATGTCATCAACAATCAGGCGCCAGATCTTGTGGCCCTCCAGGAACTGGATGTGCTGACCCGTAGAGCAAATGGGGTTGACGAGGTAAAAGAACTCGCAGCGTTAACAGGAATGCATCCTTTCTTCTCCAAAGGGATAGATTTTGACGGGGGCGAATATGGCGTGGCCATTCTTTCCAGGTTTAAGATCAACCATACAGAACGTTTCCCCCTACCTTCTAAAGAAGGACTGCCTGCCGAGGCCCGCAGCCTGGCCGTCGTGAATGTAAACCTGCCCAGTGGACAGCGGTTAGATTTCGCCTGTACACACCTTGACTTAAAAGAAGAACATCGCTTACTTCAGGTTGCAGAGATCAACAAGATTCTAGGTTCAAGAAAAGGAACCGTTATCCTTGCCGGGGATTTTAACTTTGAGGCTACAAATCCGGCAATGGCAATATTGGAGCAACATTTCAACCGGAGTTGCAGAGAGAATTGCGATCCCACCATTCCGGAGGTTAACCCAAAAGAAGAGATAGACTTCATTCTATTAAAAAAAGGTAGTCCCCTTAAAGTAGTTTCCCATCAGGTACTCAAAAACATCATTGCTTCAGACCATCTTCCTGTTGTAGTCAGCTATATCCTTCCTTAA
- a CDS encoding DegT/DnrJ/EryC1/StrS family aminotransferase has protein sequence MSLMKIPYENLKTLNRSFEDELKKRFSDFLDKGWYILGDEVSMFEKEFADFHQEQFVVGVANGLDALILSLKCCNFQDGDEVIVPSNTYIATILAILHCNLVPVFVEPDICTYNIDPKKIEAAITKKTVAIMPVHLYGQCCDMNPILLIARSHNLKIIEDCAQAHGATYKGKMAGTFGDFGAFSFYPTKNLGALGDAGAIICKSSQDYEKLRQLRNYGSEKKYHNGIIGFNSRLDEIQASFLRIKLPYLNRINEHKQKLAMIYLENLDKSYIKPVVAEDFGNVYHIFNIRHSERDRIKAYLQDAGIGTEIHYPVAPHKQEALKTMNNLHFPISSEIHATTLSLPCSFAHDPEQIYRVVDVLNKFV, from the coding sequence ATGAGCCTTATGAAAATTCCTTATGAAAATTTAAAAACATTAAACCGTTCTTTTGAAGATGAGCTTAAAAAGCGGTTTTCAGATTTTCTAGATAAAGGATGGTATATACTTGGAGATGAAGTCTCTATGTTTGAAAAAGAATTTGCTGATTTTCACCAGGAACAATTTGTAGTGGGAGTAGCCAACGGTCTTGATGCACTTATACTTTCGTTGAAATGCTGTAACTTTCAGGATGGGGATGAAGTTATTGTTCCATCCAACACTTATATAGCCACCATTCTTGCCATATTGCATTGCAACCTTGTTCCGGTGTTTGTTGAACCCGACATCTGTACTTACAATATTGATCCAAAAAAAATAGAGGCTGCAATTACAAAGAAAACCGTCGCTATTATGCCTGTCCACCTCTACGGACAATGTTGCGACATGAATCCAATCCTTCTTATTGCCAGAAGCCATAATTTAAAGATCATAGAAGATTGTGCCCAGGCACACGGAGCAACTTACAAAGGAAAGATGGCCGGCACTTTTGGAGATTTCGGCGCTTTTAGTTTTTACCCAACTAAAAATCTCGGTGCATTAGGCGATGCAGGGGCAATTATTTGTAAGTCCAGTCAAGATTATGAGAAGCTTCGTCAACTTAGAAACTATGGTTCTGAAAAGAAATACCACAATGGAATCATAGGGTTTAATTCCAGGTTGGATGAAATTCAGGCTTCATTTTTAAGAATCAAGCTGCCATATCTTAACAGAATTAATGAGCATAAGCAAAAGCTAGCGATGATCTATCTTGAAAACCTGGATAAATCCTACATCAAACCAGTAGTTGCTGAAGATTTTGGGAATGTTTATCATATATTCAATATAAGACATTCCGAACGGGATAGAATTAAGGCGTATCTACAAGATGCAGGAATTGGAACAGAAATCCATTACCCGGTAGCTCCTCATAAACAGGAAGCGCTTAAAACCATGAATAATTTGCATTTTCCGATCTCTTCTGAAATTCATGCGACCACTTTAAGTCTGCCTTGTTCGTTTGCTCATGATCCGGAACAGATATACCGGGTGGTTGATGTGTTAAATAAGTTTGTTTAG
- a CDS encoding helix-turn-helix transcriptional regulator yields the protein MAKKDKKWHPSTVKAADLETINKVKEAREKQEISHRTLENKAGIAEGYISNAENPRLTAKYTLGHLNKIVKAINQTVKDKSQLSGKKPDKGKNKTLLNLHDLVPEKPILSRKKTIKVINPSVKEIGPKNAILTLITTGFFDRGLVNLDEIEANCIRLFGKSFIRKSLSHRLNLLSDEGILIRHKTGEPDTYHYKKNNTEEHPSQE from the coding sequence ATGGCCAAAAAAGATAAAAAGTGGCACCCTTCAACGGTAAAAGCTGCTGATTTAGAGACGATCAATAAAGTCAAAGAAGCCCGCGAAAAACAAGAGATTTCCCATAGGACACTTGAAAATAAAGCGGGAATTGCCGAAGGTTATATTTCAAATGCCGAGAACCCACGATTAACGGCTAAGTATACCTTGGGGCATCTGAATAAAATCGTCAAAGCCATTAATCAAACCGTAAAGGATAAATCTCAGCTGTCTGGAAAAAAACCTGACAAAGGAAAAAATAAAACCCTGCTGAACCTCCATGACCTTGTTCCTGAAAAGCCAATTCTTTCGAGGAAAAAGACAATTAAAGTCATCAACCCAAGCGTAAAAGAAATCGGGCCAAAGAATGCTATTCTCACACTAATTACCACAGGATTTTTTGATAGGGGATTGGTAAATCTGGATGAAATTGAAGCCAACTGTATCCGGTTATTTGGAAAAAGCTTCATTCGTAAATCACTTAGTCACCGGTTAAACCTGCTTTCTGATGAAGGGATTCTCATCAGACATAAAACCGGAGAACCAGATACCTACCATTACAAAAAAAACAACACTGAAGAACATCCGTCTCAAGAATAA
- a CDS encoding acyltransferase, giving the protein MNIFNKIAKFNRKLYIYYRRVVTNTYYKSLLVELGSKVIIESPLLMTCEHIKIGNGVYLWPNLRIEGVSDYLEQKFNPSIEIGNDVSIQQNLHLTCAGQVIIKKGTAIAANVTITDIIHPYLDIDTPPSKQYLEISNVTIGELCNIYNNSIILPGVTLGRNSIVSANSVVMSGVYPDYAVLAGAPAKIVKRYCVETRRWKKTNFDGTFLTQEDV; this is encoded by the coding sequence ATGAATATTTTTAACAAAATAGCTAAGTTCAACAGAAAATTATATATTTATTATAGGCGAGTTGTTACAAATACGTATTATAAATCTTTGCTGGTTGAATTAGGATCAAAAGTAATAATTGAATCTCCTTTATTAATGACCTGTGAACATATTAAGATTGGTAATGGCGTTTATTTGTGGCCAAATTTACGTATCGAGGGTGTTTCAGATTATTTAGAACAGAAATTTAATCCGTCAATTGAGATTGGGAATGATGTATCAATACAACAAAATTTGCACCTGACCTGCGCAGGACAAGTTATAATTAAAAAGGGTACTGCTATTGCCGCAAATGTTACAATAACAGATATTATTCATCCATACCTTGATATAGATACTCCACCTAGTAAACAATATTTGGAGATTTCAAATGTTACTATTGGGGAATTGTGTAATATTTATAATAATTCAATTATTCTACCAGGTGTAACATTGGGTAGAAACTCAATCGTTTCTGCGAATTCTGTTGTTATGAGCGGAGTTTATCCCGACTATGCTGTCCTTGCTGGAGCTCCGGCTAAGATAGTGAAGAGATATTGCGTCGAAACCCGACGATGGAAAAAAACCAACTTTGATGGAACATTCCTCACCCAAGAGGATGTTTAA